From one Shewanella sp. GD04112 genomic stretch:
- a CDS encoding DUF1289 domain-containing protein — protein MEQLAFFEIPSPCIGVCQTDARGYCKGCLRNREERFNWLHFTDAQKHDVIRLCHQRKRRRQLALYKARQQALEQERAALNPQLDFEPQDAAELDLGDFDLEE, from the coding sequence ATGGAACAGTTAGCCTTTTTCGAAATACCTAGCCCCTGCATCGGTGTGTGTCAAACCGATGCCCGTGGCTATTGCAAAGGTTGCCTGCGTAATCGTGAGGAGCGATTCAATTGGTTGCATTTTACCGATGCCCAAAAGCACGATGTGATCCGTTTATGCCATCAACGTAAACGTCGGCGTCAGTTGGCCTTATATAAAGCCCGTCAGCAGGCACTTGAGCAGGAGAGGGCGGCGCTTAACCCGCAACTCGATTTTGAGCCGCAAGACGCCGCTGAGTTAGACCTTGGGGATTTTGACCTCGAGGAGTAA
- a CDS encoding DUF4136 domain-containing protein: MGYKNIASLFVALVFVSACSSKPKNDYDINYDFKALQSFTQLAPQPSDDPLSAQRIQTEITQQLSQKGFTENASSPDFKVAYGLLTQDKPKDSGLSIGLGTGSFGRSGGIGVGTSVGVPLGSDTAKIQTIQIDIIDTKTNKLIWRGADSFDFDGGGDKKAQDTAKAVSRILAQFPPQP; this comes from the coding sequence ATGGGATACAAAAATATCGCCAGTCTGTTTGTCGCCTTGGTCTTCGTCAGCGCCTGCAGCAGTAAGCCGAAAAATGATTACGATATCAATTACGACTTTAAGGCATTACAGAGCTTCACCCAGCTCGCTCCCCAGCCTAGCGACGACCCACTCAGCGCCCAGCGCATTCAAACCGAAATCACCCAACAATTAAGCCAAAAAGGCTTTACCGAAAATGCCTCATCCCCCGATTTTAAAGTCGCCTATGGCTTACTGACCCAAGACAAACCCAAAGACTCAGGCCTATCCATAGGCTTAGGCACGGGCAGTTTTGGCCGTTCTGGCGGCATTGGCGTAGGTACGAGCGTCGGCGTGCCGCTTGGCAGTGACACGGCAAAAATCCAAACTATTCAAATTGATATTATCGACACTAAAACCAATAAGCTGATTTGGCGCGGCGCTGATAGTTTCGATTTTGATGGAGGCGGCGATAAAAAAGCTCAAGACACAGCCAAAGCCGTTAGCCGGATTTTGGCGCAGTTTCCACCGCAGCCATAA